The Anaeromusa acidaminophila DSM 3853 genome has a window encoding:
- a CDS encoding cytochrome c biogenesis CcdA family protein: MEYLISFLEGIITFVSPCMLPLLPLYAAYFGGGASSGKALLHALGFVLGFTLIFVTMGAFAATAGSFLREYQGQVDLVAGAIIVLFGLNYAGLFSIGFLNRTYAVDVQVRPLGVGSAILFGMVFALGWTPCVGAFLGSALLLASQQDSEVRGIVMLLCYSLGLGIPFVIATMLLDHLKGALAAVKKNYHVINKICAALLIVLGLLMMSGWLGVFLGMLSF; this comes from the coding sequence ATGGAGTACCTTATTTCATTTCTAGAAGGGATTATTACCTTTGTTTCGCCGTGTATGCTGCCTCTTTTGCCGTTGTACGCCGCTTATTTTGGCGGCGGCGCTTCTTCGGGCAAAGCGTTATTGCATGCGTTGGGTTTTGTCTTGGGCTTTACTTTGATTTTTGTTACCATGGGGGCTTTTGCGGCGACGGCAGGTTCTTTTTTGCGGGAGTACCAAGGACAGGTTGATTTGGTAGCTGGCGCGATTATTGTTCTATTTGGCTTGAATTATGCGGGGCTATTTTCAATTGGTTTTTTGAACCGTACCTATGCGGTTGACGTGCAGGTGCGTCCTTTGGGAGTGGGCTCGGCGATTCTTTTCGGCATGGTCTTTGCATTAGGGTGGACTCCTTGTGTAGGCGCTTTTTTGGGTTCGGCGTTGCTCTTAGCTTCGCAACAGGATTCGGAGGTTCGCGGTATAGTGATGCTTCTTTGCTATTCTCTGGGGCTGGGGATACCTTTTGTTATAGCGACGATGCTGCTGGATCATCTCAAAGGCGCTTTGGCGGCGGTGAAAAAAAATTATCATGTGATTAACAAGATTTGCGCGGCCTTGCTTATTGTTTTAGGCTTGTTAATGATGTCCGGTTGGTTGGGAGTGTTTTTAGGGATGCTTAGTTTTTAG
- a CDS encoding TlpA family protein disulfide reductase: MNKKILALVIVLVVVLVGAGVAYRSLTTDTGTQIKQSQEAASSQGGKTAKRQAPDFSVLDAEGKQVLLSSLRGKPVVLNFWASWCGPCREEMPDFQQVYTLYQGRVQFMMVNLTDGSRETQGKAAEFVRRNGFSFPVYYDTKQEAVKAYGITAIPTTFILDADGMVVSQSQGVMRKEVLQKTLEQVLAR; encoded by the coding sequence ATGAATAAGAAAATTTTAGCATTAGTAATTGTCTTGGTCGTTGTGCTGGTCGGAGCTGGCGTTGCGTATCGGTCACTGACGACAGATACGGGGACGCAAATAAAGCAAAGTCAAGAAGCGGCAAGTTCGCAGGGCGGAAAAACCGCTAAGCGACAGGCGCCTGATTTCTCGGTGTTGGATGCCGAAGGCAAACAGGTGTTATTGTCTTCTTTGCGAGGCAAGCCGGTTGTTTTAAATTTTTGGGCTAGCTGGTGCGGGCCTTGCCGAGAGGAAATGCCGGATTTCCAGCAGGTATATACATTGTACCAGGGACGCGTGCAGTTTATGATGGTCAACTTGACAGACGGCTCGCGGGAAACCCAGGGGAAAGCCGCGGAATTTGTGAGGCGCAATGGTTTTTCGTTTCCTGTATATTACGATACGAAACAAGAAGCGGTAAAAGCGTATGGCATTACCGCCATTCCTACGACCTTCATTTTGGATGCGGACGGGATGGTGGTTAGTCAGTCCCAAGGGGTTATGCGCAAAGAAGTCTTGCAGAAAACATTGGAGCAAGTGCTGGCGCGGTAA